The genomic segment CCCCCATCGCCAGCAAGCAGGGCTCCAAGGGCGCCGCCCCCAAGGTCCAGGCCCGCACCCGTTAAGAACGTTTTCGCCTTTTGACGGGAAGGGGGATCCCCCCCTGTTGAAGAGACGTGGATGAAGATAAAGACGTCAAATTATAAAAAAGATGACGATCAAAATGGGCATTTTGGGGCATGGCGAAGACGGCTAGCAATGACCCTCGGTCACGGGTCCGCGGCTGGCTGGTGGGGAGGACCGCAAGATGAACCTGTTGATAAAGATGGGACAATACGACCAGGTTCAACTTATTCGGAGTCGAGGGTTCTTTGTGCTTTGACGGCTGGTTCTATAACTACACAATCACGGTAGCACGGAATGCATGGATTGTCCCACGGGGATTACCAAGTTAATTGGGTGTGTCGCCTTTGCTTGGCTTGTGACTCGGTTGGTGGCGTACTGGAAGCTTGTCAGAGCAAGTGCCCATGACGTCCGATGTGTGATCCGGCTGCGTGCTGCGAGTTCGGCCGGCATGCTCTTTGCTACCTGTTTGTTCTTGGAGACCTTTCTTTGCCCCTGAAGGACTTGGTAGCATGGGCCTCGGATGCAAAGAAGATGAGAAGTCATTCTCGGCGAACGCCAACCACGGGCCCTTCCAACTGATCTATGTACGAATTTGTCCGCCGCTAGGCGATTCGGGCGTGACATCATCGGCCCTCCGTCCACGATCCACGAGCACATCATCGTCGAACCGGGAGTCCCCGTGCTTCTTCATATCCCGGTTCGGCCCAGCCAGCCGCAGGAAGCTGTCCGCCTCGGAGCAGTACCTCGAGCAACCAaaaatttttttttttaataaTTTGCGGTTAATCCGTAACTCTGAGATGAAATGAAATTCACCATGTTTCCGGAAACTCGCGAGATCACTTGCGGTGGACGAATTGAACCTCTCCCTCCCCACCGGTCCGGgacatcctcgccgaccaGCGTCACCACCCGCATGCCACGCCCGTAACACCTCGTTCACGTGCCTAGACCCATCGCGCGTCATATAGGGCAGTCGAGATGCGGCTCGCGGAGACCGCCCACGCCCAACCTCCCCTACGACAGCTTCGGATCTCCGAGCCTCGTATTCCCGGGActttcccctctctccatCAACTTTAAAAAACGACAAAACAACAGCTCACATCACAGTTCACGCAAAGAGGATGACGGGAAACGGAGAGTGTGGGCGGGTTTTCATAACCCCCAATTCATTGCTCTAATTCTATTGTGGGCAGAGTGGACGAATCCTGTCTAGGATTTTAAAAAAGACTTTTGTCTACGCACTCTAATCCCCGTGTCTTCAAAGTCTTGGATGTTTCTTGGGCATTTCTCATAACGGTGACGGCAAATAAAAAGAACATTGTCCTCAGAAAAGACAGAACTCCTTTAAAGAGCCTTGAGGACGGGCTCGGCGCCAGAgacctcgaggccctggagctcggtctccttctcggcgtaGACAACCTTGCCgtggtcgacgacgatggcgtaGCGGGCGGTGCGCTCGCCATGGTTCCAGCCGATGGAGGTGGAGAAGGCAGCGTTGGGGTCGGAGGCGAAGACCTAAGAGGGAGCGTATTTTAGTTTTGTGGATTTGATGAAGTGTGTAGACAAAAACACCGTGTGTATTACGTGACGAGGGGGGTGAGGTGATGTGATATGAGTTGCTGCGGGATCATGTTGAGTTGCGTGGGAGGGGCAAagtgggggtgggggggctTTTCCCTCTGAGTCGGTGAGGGGCAGAGACAGACAGCTGTTGAGAGCTCCAACggaaagaggggggaggggtagCAACATAAATAACAACAGTCCGGCGGCATTTATGACCacgagaagaaaaagagaaaaaggaggggggattGGGGGATTTCAGAACTGTGACAGGCGCGAGGCAAAACGTACAATGAAgtcgtccttgatgttgttggCCTTGCCCCAGCCGGACATGACGAAGGGGTCGTTGtaggcgaggaagatgacctggtcgacgcccttggccttgagctcgtcCTTGTGCTCAATGTAGCCGGGCAGGTGGGACGCAGAGCAGGTGGGAGTGAAGGCGCCGGGGATGGAGACGATAACgaccttcttgtccttgaacTCTGTATTGCAAATCAGATCGTCAGTACGCGGGGCGCGGGATGCGGCGGACAGAGAGGTagaaagaggagaaaacATACCCTTGGTGGTGTCGTACTTAATGGGGATACCGCAGACCTTGAAGTCGGCTGTCTCCTCCTGGTAGGGGATGTACTGGAAAGCAACGTTCTCGGGGAACTGCTCGCCGACCTTGAGACCAGACATTTTGATGGTAGTGTTGGGTGTGTTTGAAGGGGTGTTGGAAAGAGGTTATCGAGGATTTGgtgagagaagagagagggagagtgTTTGTGTTTATGTATGTTTCTTTGAAGAAAGGAGAGAACAGACGGGAGCCGGTGACAGTCGAGGAGGAACGACGCTGGAATTAGTACTGCGCGGGATATCGAGCGACAGCCGAGTCAGGGTCCCGGGCGGATTCTGCGAGCTTCCAGGGAAGTGGAGCTCATGATGATTTGTATTTGAGATACGGATACCACCATCCCCCCTAGGCGCGGGGCGGCCACTCCTTCAGGACTACTTTGTTTTTCTTATTTTTATTTGTTTGATGATCCAGAACCCCTTTGTAACATCTTTGCCTCGCATCTTTCACACCAGTTTTCTGTGACGAAAGAAGTAcgtggggaggggaggcggAAAGCTGTTTGAATTCTCTCATAATTCTGGAGAGTTTTCAGGGCCAGCTCTCGTTCCTCTCTATTTCTCTGCACTAtgtttctctctcactctcctGTTATCTACACAGACACAATTACGGATAACATACCGAGCACCTGGCTACAGTATCCTCATCCTAGAAGACGCTGATAGAAACGGTGCAGATGGTGCGCACCCTTGTGGCCCACCACTCGATATGACGCAAGACCGGGAATTTATGCCGCGTCCGTTTGGGCTCCGATCCCcggcctcccctccccccggtGGGGGCGATATGGCCCCCTCGGCCTTCCGAGCACTCAGGCTGTCGGCCATCACCCAACGTCCTTCGGA from the Colletotrichum destructivum chromosome 10, complete sequence genome contains:
- a CDS encoding Putative Thioredoxin domain, peroxiredoxin-5; translated protein: MSGLKVGEQFPENVAFQYIPYQEETADFKVCGIPIKYDTTKEFKDKKVVIVSIPGAFTPTCSASHLPGYIEHKDELKAKGVDQVIFLAYNDPFVMSGWGKANNIKDDFIVFASDPNAAFSTSIGWNHGERTARYAIVVDHGKVVYAEKETELQGLEVSGAEPVLKAL